One region of Cyanobium sp. M30B3 genomic DNA includes:
- the rpiA gene encoding ribose-5-phosphate isomerase RpiA: protein MADLQDQMKQAVAAAATEQIESGMVVGLGSGSTAALMIQALGAKLKSGELSDIVGVTTSFQGEVLAAELGIPLQSLNAVDRIDLAIDGADEVDPAFQLIKGGGACHVQEKLVAVRAERFVVVVDATKLVDTLNLGFLLPVEVLPGAWRQVQGQLREMAGEAQLRMAVKKAGPVVTDQGNLVLDVAFAGGIGDPESLEKAINNLPGVLENGLFVNLADQVLVGEVVDGVAGVRDLPRR, encoded by the coding sequence ATGGCGGATCTGCAGGATCAGATGAAGCAGGCGGTGGCCGCTGCGGCCACCGAGCAGATCGAGAGCGGCATGGTGGTGGGCCTGGGATCGGGCTCCACCGCCGCCCTGATGATTCAGGCCCTGGGCGCCAAGCTGAAGAGCGGCGAGCTCAGCGACATCGTGGGCGTGACCACCTCCTTCCAGGGCGAGGTGCTGGCCGCCGAGCTGGGCATTCCGCTGCAGAGTCTCAACGCGGTGGACCGCATCGATCTGGCCATCGACGGCGCCGACGAGGTGGACCCGGCCTTCCAGCTGATCAAGGGCGGTGGCGCCTGCCATGTGCAGGAGAAGCTGGTGGCGGTGCGCGCCGAGCGCTTCGTGGTGGTGGTGGATGCCACCAAGCTGGTGGACACCCTCAACCTGGGCTTCCTGCTGCCGGTGGAGGTGCTTCCGGGGGCCTGGCGCCAGGTGCAGGGCCAGCTTCGGGAGATGGCTGGCGAGGCCCAGCTGCGCATGGCCGTCAAGAAGGCCGGGCCGGTGGTGACCGACCAGGGCAACCTGGTGCTGGATGTGGCGTTCGCCGGCGGCATCGGCGATCCCGAGAGCCTGGAGAAGGCGATCAACAACCTGCCCGGCGTGCTGGAGAACGGCCTGTTCGTGAACCTCGCCGACCAGGTGCTGGTGGGTGAGGTGGTCGACGGGGTGGCCGGGGTGCGCGACCTGCCGCGGCGCTGA
- a CDS encoding YlxR family protein yields MAGGRPVLRRCVACRALRDRRELWRVVRLAGGGVVLDQGMGRSAYVCPQLSCLEETRRRRRLQRALRCPVDESLVETLMQRLSNEALRPTPP; encoded by the coding sequence ATGGCCGGCGGCAGGCCTGTGCTGCGGCGCTGCGTGGCCTGCCGCGCCCTCCGCGACCGGCGGGAGTTGTGGCGCGTGGTGCGCCTGGCGGGAGGCGGCGTCGTGCTCGACCAGGGCATGGGCCGCTCCGCCTATGTCTGTCCCCAGCTGAGCTGCCTGGAGGAAACCCGCCGGCGGCGACGCCTGCAACGGGCCCTGCGCTGCCCTGTGGACGAGAGCTTGGTGGAGACCCTGATGCAGCGCTTGAGCAACGAAGCTCTACGCCCTACACCCCCCTGA
- the rpsT gene encoding 30S ribosomal protein S20 translates to MANNKSSKKRIEVAERNRLRNRSYKSALRTLMKRCFTACSSYGDQPGDAAKQVVQTSMNAAFSKIDKAVKVGALHRNTGAHQKARLSAAVKQAIEPATQA, encoded by the coding sequence GTGGCCAATAACAAATCGTCGAAGAAGCGCATCGAGGTTGCCGAGCGCAACCGCCTGCGCAACCGCAGCTACAAGTCGGCCCTGCGCACGCTGATGAAGCGCTGCTTCACGGCCTGCAGCAGCTACGGCGACCAGCCCGGCGACGCCGCCAAGCAGGTGGTGCAGACCAGCATGAATGCCGCTTTCAGCAAGATTGACAAGGCTGTGAAGGTGGGTGCCCTGCACCGCAACACCGGCGCCCACCAGAAGGCGCGCCTGAGCGCGGCCGTGAAACAGGCGATCGAGCCGGCCACCCAGGCCTGA
- the hisD gene encoding histidinol dehydrogenase — protein MSCLRDRHAAADRLAAIAERTSGAQMAEAMARVEAIVEQVRRDGDRALLELSERFDGVRPDPLRIPAAQLEAAWNSCEAGLRQALELAHGRILAFHQRQRPADLHLEGPHGEQLGRRWRPVQRAGLYVPGGRAAYPSTVLMNAVPAQVAGVERLVMVTPPGPQGAPNATVLAAAHLAGVDEIYRVGGAQAVAALAYGTESIPRVDVITGPGNLYVTLAKKAVYGRVAIDSLAGPSEVLVIADHTAQADQVAADLLAQAEHDPLAAAILLTTSEDLATAVPAALERQLAGHPRAEITRAAIRDWGLIVHCDSLETAAELSDCFAPEHLELLVEDPEPLAARIQHAGAIFMGPYTPEAVGDYLAGPNHTLPTSGTARFAGALSVETFLRHTSLIRFNRAALEATGPAVITLAESEGLHSHAESVRRRLQA, from the coding sequence ATGTCCTGCCTGCGCGACCGCCACGCCGCCGCCGACCGCCTGGCCGCCATCGCCGAGCGCACCAGCGGCGCCCAGATGGCTGAGGCCATGGCGCGGGTGGAGGCGATCGTGGAGCAGGTGCGGCGCGACGGCGACCGGGCCCTGCTGGAGCTCAGTGAACGCTTTGATGGCGTGCGGCCCGATCCCCTGCGCATCCCAGCGGCCCAGCTGGAAGCCGCCTGGAACAGCTGCGAGGCCGGGTTGCGCCAGGCCCTGGAGCTGGCCCACGGGCGGATCCTGGCCTTTCACCAGCGCCAGCGGCCCGCCGATCTGCACCTGGAGGGCCCCCACGGCGAACAGCTGGGGCGCCGCTGGCGGCCGGTGCAGCGAGCCGGCCTCTATGTGCCCGGTGGCAGGGCCGCCTACCCCAGCACCGTGCTGATGAATGCGGTGCCGGCCCAGGTGGCCGGCGTGGAGCGGCTGGTGATGGTCACCCCTCCCGGGCCCCAGGGCGCTCCCAACGCCACCGTGCTGGCCGCCGCCCACCTGGCCGGGGTGGATGAGATCTATCGGGTGGGCGGCGCCCAGGCGGTGGCGGCCCTGGCCTATGGCACCGAGAGCATCCCCCGGGTGGATGTGATCACGGGTCCGGGCAACCTCTACGTGACCCTGGCCAAAAAGGCGGTGTACGGCCGGGTGGCGATCGACTCCCTCGCCGGCCCCAGCGAGGTGCTGGTGATCGCCGACCACACGGCCCAGGCCGACCAGGTGGCGGCCGATCTGCTGGCCCAGGCGGAACACGATCCCCTGGCCGCCGCCATCCTGCTCACCACCAGCGAGGACCTGGCAACGGCGGTGCCCGCCGCCCTGGAGCGGCAGCTGGCGGGCCACCCCCGGGCGGAGATCACGCGCGCCGCCATCCGCGACTGGGGCCTGATCGTCCACTGCGACAGCCTGGAGACGGCCGCCGAGCTGAGCGACTGCTTCGCGCCCGAACACCTGGAGCTGCTGGTGGAGGATCCCGAGCCCCTGGCGGCCCGCATCCAGCACGCCGGCGCCATCTTCATGGGCCCCTACACCCCGGAGGCCGTGGGTGACTACCTTGCCGGCCCCAACCACACCCTGCCCACCAGCGGCACCGCCCGCTTCGCCGGTGCCCTGAGCGTGGAGACCTTCCTGCGCCACACCTCCCTGATCCGCTTCAACCGGGCGGCCCTGGAGGCCACCGGGCCGGCCGTGATCACCCTGGCCGAGAGCGAGGGGCTGCACAGCCACGCCGAGTCGGTGCGGCGCCGGCTGCAGGCCTGA
- a CDS encoding trypsin-like peptidase domain-containing protein has protein sequence MRRLSVHLLLVACLLLAQPLALRAEPAPHSFVAEAARQVAPAVVRIDIERSVARQPFDPAMLDPLLRDLFGDPAGSRRERGQGSGVVIDAGRGLVLTNAHVVDDVDSVEVTLADGRQLDAEVVGADAVTDLAVVRLRGVGNLQAAPLGDSEALEVGDWAIALGSPYGLERTVTLGIVSSLHRDINSLGFSDKRLDLIQTDAAINPGNSGGPLIDAAGQVIGINTLVRSGPGAGLGFAIPINLAKRVADQLAAGGQVVHPYLGLQLVPLTARRARENNRDPDALLQLPERDGALVQRVLEDSPAAAAGLRRGDLVVAAGEGPIRDPASLLQLVERSEVGQPLPLTLIRGQRELKVSIRPAALPAAG, from the coding sequence CTGCGTCGTCTCTCGGTCCATCTGTTGCTGGTGGCCTGCCTGCTGCTGGCCCAGCCCCTGGCGCTGCGCGCCGAGCCGGCGCCCCACAGCTTCGTGGCCGAGGCGGCCCGCCAGGTGGCTCCGGCCGTGGTGCGCATCGACATCGAGCGCAGCGTGGCCCGCCAGCCCTTCGATCCGGCCATGCTCGATCCGCTGCTGCGCGATCTGTTCGGCGATCCGGCCGGCAGCCGCCGCGAGCGGGGCCAGGGGTCCGGTGTGGTGATCGACGCCGGCCGCGGGCTGGTGCTCACCAATGCCCACGTGGTCGATGACGTCGACAGCGTGGAGGTGACCCTGGCCGATGGCCGCCAGCTCGATGCCGAGGTGGTGGGGGCGGATGCGGTGACCGATCTGGCCGTGGTGCGGCTGCGGGGGGTGGGGAATCTGCAGGCCGCCCCCCTGGGCGACTCCGAGGCCCTGGAGGTGGGTGACTGGGCGATCGCCCTGGGCAGCCCCTATGGCCTGGAGCGCACCGTGACCCTGGGAATTGTGAGCAGCCTGCACCGGGACATCAACAGCCTGGGCTTCTCCGACAAGCGGCTCGACCTGATCCAGACCGACGCCGCCATCAACCCCGGCAACTCCGGCGGGCCCCTGATCGACGCCGCCGGCCAGGTGATCGGCATCAACACCCTGGTGCGCTCCGGCCCTGGAGCGGGGCTGGGCTTCGCCATCCCGATCAACCTGGCCAAGCGGGTGGCCGACCAGCTGGCGGCCGGTGGCCAGGTGGTGCATCCCTACCTGGGCCTGCAGCTGGTGCCCCTCACCGCCCGCCGGGCCCGGGAGAACAACCGCGATCCCGATGCCCTGCTGCAGCTGCCCGAGCGCGATGGCGCCCTGGTGCAGCGGGTTCTGGAGGACAGCCCGGCTGCGGCGGCCGGCCTGCGCCGCGGCGACCTGGTGGTGGCGGCCGGCGAGGGGCCGATCCGCGATCCCGCCTCCCTGCTGCAGCTGGTGGAGCGCTCCGAAGTGGGGCAGCCCCTGCCGCTCACCCTGATCCGCGGCCAGCGGGAGCTGAAGGTGTCGATCCGGCCTGCGGCCCTGCCTGCCGCGGGCTGA
- a CDS encoding TatD family hydrolase — translation MTPAPPPAAAPGPLTVPGPLVDSHCHIVFRNFDADLDSVAQRWREAGVQALVHACVEPSEIPAIRALADRFPELRYSVGVHPLDTQHWGPETQQVLRAAAQADPRVVAVGELGLDLFREQNLEQQLAVLRPQLDLAWELDRPVIIHCRDAAEPMLAELRQRADRGVCPRGVMHCWGGTPEEMAGFLELGLYISFSGVVTFPRADATHACARQVPAERYLVETDCPFLAPVPRRGKRNEPAYVAAVAARVAELRGESLEQVCHTSTANAARLFGLPLHTV, via the coding sequence ATGACGCCCGCACCACCTCCTGCCGCCGCCCCGGGCCCGCTCACCGTGCCGGGCCCGCTGGTGGATTCCCACTGCCACATCGTGTTCCGCAACTTCGATGCGGACCTCGATTCCGTGGCCCAGCGCTGGCGTGAGGCCGGCGTGCAGGCCCTCGTGCACGCCTGTGTGGAGCCCTCCGAGATCCCGGCGATCCGGGCCCTGGCCGACCGCTTCCCGGAACTGCGCTACTCGGTGGGCGTCCATCCCCTCGACACCCAGCACTGGGGCCCGGAGACCCAGCAGGTGCTGCGGGCGGCGGCGCAGGCCGATCCCCGGGTGGTGGCGGTGGGCGAGCTGGGCCTGGATCTGTTCCGCGAGCAGAACCTGGAGCAGCAGCTCGCCGTGCTCCGGCCCCAGCTGGATCTGGCCTGGGAGCTGGATCGGCCGGTGATCATTCACTGCCGTGACGCGGCCGAGCCGATGCTGGCCGAGCTGCGCCAGCGGGCGGATCGCGGCGTCTGTCCCCGGGGGGTGATGCACTGCTGGGGAGGCACCCCCGAGGAGATGGCCGGCTTCCTGGAGCTGGGCCTGTACATCAGCTTCAGCGGCGTGGTCACCTTTCCCAGGGCTGACGCCACCCACGCCTGTGCCCGCCAGGTGCCGGCCGAACGCTACCTGGTGGAGACCGACTGCCCCTTCCTGGCCCCCGTTCCTCGGCGGGGCAAGCGCAACGAGCCCGCCTACGTGGCCGCCGTGGCCGCCCGGGTGGCGGAACTGCGCGGCGAAAGCCTGGAGCAGGTGTGCCATACCAGCACCGCCAACGCGGCTCGCCTGTTCGGCCTGCCGCTTCACACTGTATGA
- a CDS encoding XRE family transcriptional regulator, whose product MANWFAEMEARQSEARVAFGRMLRLWRERNGWTQYTVADWGKQAGFPAISYGNLSAIEQGKAGELRRPAFFQLAEANQRLFSGELGAITDKGLREKIQAGQPLLGADGQPWGPQELWSCYVGLLEVPEAYRQPQRGEAPRLSAAKARELSRRWREQVGEAIEARQLDPLQALQAIARLAPLAQRKQLRTVLSSFGDYSAADLQQLWDGDWLPQQWIDSWLAALEAGEGGEARPEQPPEEEQP is encoded by the coding sequence ATGGCCAACTGGTTTGCGGAGATGGAGGCCCGGCAGAGTGAGGCCCGTGTCGCCTTTGGCCGCATGCTGCGGCTGTGGCGCGAGCGCAACGGCTGGACCCAGTACACCGTGGCCGACTGGGGCAAGCAGGCGGGCTTTCCCGCCATCAGCTACGGCAACCTCAGCGCGATCGAGCAGGGCAAGGCCGGGGAGCTGCGCCGTCCCGCCTTCTTCCAGCTGGCGGAGGCCAATCAGCGCCTGTTCAGCGGTGAGCTGGGCGCCATCACCGACAAGGGCCTGCGCGAGAAGATCCAGGCCGGCCAGCCGCTCCTCGGCGCCGATGGCCAGCCCTGGGGACCCCAGGAGCTGTGGTCCTGCTACGTGGGGCTGCTGGAGGTGCCCGAGGCCTACCGCCAGCCCCAGCGCGGCGAGGCCCCCCGGCTGAGCGCGGCCAAGGCGCGGGAGCTGAGCCGCCGCTGGCGCGAGCAGGTGGGTGAGGCCATCGAAGCCCGGCAGCTGGATCCGCTCCAGGCCCTGCAGGCGATTGCCCGCTTGGCACCGCTGGCCCAGCGCAAGCAGCTGCGCACGGTGCTCTCCTCGTTCGGCGATTACAGCGCCGCCGACCTGCAGCAGCTGTGGGATGGGGACTGGCTGCCCCAGCAGTGGATCGACAGCTGGCTGGCCGCCCTGGAGGCCGGGGAGGGAGGAGAGGCCAGGCCGGAGCAGCCGCCTGAGGAGGAGCAACCCTGA
- a CDS encoding low-complexity tail membrane protein: MNPRNEPLLWLQLVALGAIPLELLLLLLVLAGADPGPLPALERALAWGLGVLGPSLLLWRRPADCGSLLLVQVPAEGRSPLLTHLNALQQGWPPRILLPFGSALLLAALWIVDSRAALAASLSPVDGASRLVTLMLAMPLLALLLWQWQQLGQALWLLSRSPQQVELASSGEAPLVKSKLLSLGIPLLLLAPLDGQDRCQGQDGRGSLEEPSEESGLQSTAPESTAPESSAPEPSVITVPETATPTTEVAVAVAVEPEQTGEQDKGDELDQQVD; encoded by the coding sequence GTGAATCCCCGCAACGAGCCCCTGCTCTGGCTTCAGCTGGTGGCCCTCGGGGCCATCCCCTTGGAGCTGCTGCTGCTGCTGCTCGTGCTGGCGGGGGCCGATCCCGGGCCCCTGCCAGCCCTGGAGCGGGCCCTGGCCTGGGGGCTGGGGGTACTCGGCCCCAGCCTCCTGCTCTGGCGGCGACCGGCCGACTGCGGCTCCCTGCTGTTGGTGCAGGTGCCCGCTGAAGGGCGCAGCCCCCTGCTGACCCACCTCAACGCCCTCCAGCAAGGCTGGCCGCCCCGAATCCTGCTGCCCTTCGGCAGTGCCCTGCTGCTCGCCGCGCTCTGGATCGTCGACAGCCGGGCTGCCCTGGCCGCCTCCCTCTCGCCCGTGGATGGGGCCAGCCGGCTGGTGACGCTGATGCTGGCCATGCCCCTGCTTGCCCTGCTGCTCTGGCAATGGCAACAACTGGGCCAGGCCCTCTGGCTGCTGAGCCGTTCCCCCCAGCAGGTGGAGCTGGCCAGCAGTGGGGAAGCCCCTCTGGTGAAGAGCAAGCTGCTCAGCCTGGGGATCCCCCTGCTGCTTCTGGCTCCCCTCGACGGGCAGGATCGGTGCCAAGGCCAGGATGGGAGGGGCTCACTGGAGGAGCCCAGCGAGGAATCCGGGCTCCAGTCCACGGCGCCGGAGTCCACGGCGCCGGAGTCTTCTGCGCCGGAGCCGTCAGTGATCACCGTCCCCGAGACGGCCACCCCCACTACCGAGGTCGCGGTCGCGGTCGCGGTCGAACCAGAGCAAACCGGCGAACAGGACAAGGGCGACGAGCTGGATCAACAGGTCGACTGA
- the rimP gene encoding ribosome maturation factor RimP produces the protein MAHPLIPELEQLAQAALAGSGFELRGVQLLTHRIPLTLQVLVQRGDGQDISLDECAGLSSPLGDAIETAGLLGETPYVLEVSSPGIGEELHDDRDFRSFRGFPVAVLHRDARGSEARCEGLLLERNDAELQLNIRGRIKRIPREAVLQVRLVTASDTD, from the coding sequence TTGGCCCATCCGCTGATCCCCGAGCTGGAACAGCTCGCCCAGGCCGCCCTTGCCGGCAGCGGCTTCGAGCTGCGCGGAGTGCAGTTGCTCACCCACCGCATTCCGCTCACCCTGCAGGTGCTGGTGCAGCGGGGCGACGGGCAGGACATCAGCCTGGATGAGTGTGCCGGCCTCAGCAGCCCCCTCGGCGACGCGATCGAGACGGCGGGGCTGCTGGGGGAGACGCCCTATGTTCTGGAGGTGAGCAGCCCCGGCATCGGCGAGGAGCTGCACGACGATCGCGACTTCCGCAGTTTCCGCGGATTTCCGGTGGCCGTGCTCCATCGCGACGCCAGGGGCAGCGAGGCCCGCTGTGAGGGGCTGTTGCTCGAGCGCAACGACGCCGAGCTCCAGCTCAACATCCGCGGCCGCATCAAGCGGATCCCTCGCGAGGCCGTGCTCCAGGTGCGCCTGGTGACAGCCAGCGACACCGACTGA
- a CDS encoding metallophosphoesterase codes for MRLLQLSDPHLLADPAGFYRRRQPWRRLQAALRQVQALAQAPAARPDLLLISGDLCQDETWAGYAQLRELLEVWPTPVALLPGNHDHPQLLRAALGRRAALAPARLACGDGWLLLLDSHRPGCTAGWLGSPQLAWLAAQLHQLRHEAESRPLLVAVHHPPLPIGDATMDAIGLRDGAPLLQLLRGAPGLQGVLFGHVHQYWQAVLPGREEVLLLGCPSTLCGFGPVQPCPLGRPDDPGGLWLEARAGAPLRHRLLRWAAPPQQPA; via the coding sequence ATGCGACTGCTGCAGCTCAGCGATCCCCATCTTCTGGCGGATCCGGCGGGTTTTTATCGCCGGCGTCAGCCCTGGCGGCGGCTGCAGGCGGCACTACGCCAGGTCCAGGCCCTGGCCCAGGCCCCGGCGGCCCGGCCCGATCTGCTGCTGATCAGCGGCGATCTCTGCCAGGACGAGACCTGGGCCGGCTACGCCCAGTTGCGGGAGCTGCTGGAGGTCTGGCCCACGCCAGTGGCCCTGCTGCCCGGCAACCACGACCACCCCCAGCTGCTGCGGGCGGCCCTCGGGCGCCGGGCCGCCCTGGCCCCGGCCCGGCTGGCCTGCGGGGATGGCTGGCTGCTGCTGCTCGACAGCCATCGCCCCGGCTGCACGGCTGGCTGGCTGGGGTCCCCCCAGCTGGCCTGGCTGGCGGCCCAGCTCCACCAGCTGCGCCACGAGGCTGAATCCCGGCCACTGCTGGTGGCGGTGCACCATCCGCCGCTGCCGATCGGCGACGCCACCATGGATGCCATCGGCCTGCGCGATGGGGCGCCGCTGCTGCAGCTGCTGCGCGGGGCTCCGGGCCTGCAGGGGGTGCTGTTCGGCCATGTGCACCAGTACTGGCAGGCGGTGCTGCCCGGCCGGGAGGAGGTGCTGCTGCTGGGTTGCCCCTCCACCCTCTGCGGCTTCGGGCCGGTGCAGCCCTGCCCCCTGGGCCGGCCGGACGATCCGGGTGGTCTCTGGCTGGAGGCGAGGGCGGGGGCGCCCCTGCGCCACCGGCTGCTGCGCTGGGCGGCGCCCCCGCAGCAGCCTGCCTAG
- the nusA gene encoding transcription termination factor NusA, whose product MALVLLPGLNNLIEDISEEKKLPPAVVEAALREALLKGYERYRRTLYLGISEDPFEEDYFSNFDVQLDLEEEGYRVLASKIIVEEVESDDHQIALAEVQQVADDAQAGDTVVLDVTPEKDDFGRMAAATTKQVLAQKLRDQQRRMIQEEFADLEDPVLTARVIRFERQSVIMAVSSGLGRPEVEAELPRRDQLPNDNYRANATFKVFLKEVSEVPRRGPQLFVSRANAGLVVYLFENEVPEIQEGSVRIVAVAREANPPSRSVGPRTKVAVDSVEREVDPVGACIGARGSRIQQVVNELRGEKIDVIRWSHDPGQYIANSLSPAKVEMVRLVDPDGQHAHVLVPPDQLSLAIGREGQNVRLAARLTGWKIDIKNAHEYDQASEDAVVAELIARRQEEEQLQAEAEARLAAEQAARAEEDARLRELYPLPEDEEQEDYAGDDGTDRDAEMADGDVEVAEAAVSADEESLGEEA is encoded by the coding sequence ATGGCTCTGGTCCTGCTCCCCGGGCTCAACAACCTGATCGAGGACATCAGCGAAGAGAAGAAGCTCCCCCCCGCCGTGGTGGAGGCGGCCCTGCGCGAGGCGCTGCTCAAGGGCTACGAGCGCTACCGCCGCACCCTCTACCTGGGCATCAGCGAAGACCCCTTCGAGGAGGACTACTTCTCCAACTTCGACGTGCAGCTCGACCTCGAGGAGGAGGGCTACCGCGTGCTGGCCTCCAAGATCATCGTGGAGGAAGTGGAGAGCGACGACCACCAGATCGCCCTGGCCGAGGTGCAGCAGGTGGCCGATGACGCCCAGGCCGGCGACACCGTGGTGCTGGACGTGACCCCGGAGAAAGATGACTTCGGCCGCATGGCCGCCGCCACCACCAAGCAGGTGCTGGCCCAGAAGCTGCGCGACCAGCAGCGCCGCATGATCCAGGAGGAGTTCGCGGATCTGGAGGATCCGGTGCTCACCGCGCGGGTGATCCGCTTCGAGCGCCAGAGCGTGATCATGGCCGTGAGCAGCGGTCTGGGCCGGCCCGAGGTGGAGGCCGAACTGCCCCGCCGCGACCAGCTGCCCAACGACAACTACCGCGCCAACGCCACCTTCAAGGTGTTCCTCAAGGAGGTGAGCGAGGTGCCCCGGCGCGGGCCCCAGCTGTTCGTCAGCCGCGCCAATGCCGGTCTGGTGGTGTACCTGTTCGAGAACGAGGTGCCCGAGATCCAGGAGGGTTCGGTGCGGATCGTGGCCGTGGCCCGCGAGGCCAATCCGCCCAGCCGCTCGGTGGGCCCCCGCACCAAGGTGGCCGTGGACTCGGTGGAGCGCGAGGTGGATCCGGTGGGCGCCTGCATCGGCGCCCGTGGCTCCCGCATCCAGCAGGTGGTGAACGAGCTGCGCGGCGAGAAGATCGACGTGATCCGCTGGTCGCATGATCCGGGCCAGTACATCGCCAACTCCCTCAGCCCGGCCAAGGTGGAGATGGTGCGCCTGGTGGACCCTGATGGCCAGCATGCCCACGTGCTGGTCCCCCCCGACCAGCTCAGCCTGGCCATCGGCCGCGAGGGTCAGAACGTGCGTCTGGCGGCCCGGCTCACCGGCTGGAAGATCGACATCAAGAATGCCCACGAATACGACCAGGCCTCCGAGGACGCCGTAGTGGCCGAACTGATCGCCCGCCGCCAGGAGGAGGAACAGCTCCAGGCTGAGGCGGAGGCCCGGCTGGCCGCCGAACAGGCCGCCCGCGCCGAGGAGGACGCCCGCCTGCGCGAGCTCTATCCCCTGCCGGAGGACGAGGAGCAGGAGGACTACGCCGGGGACGATGGGACCGACCGGGATGCCGAGATGGCCGACGGGGATGTCGAGGTCGCTGAGGCCGCAGTGAGCGCCGACGAGGAGTCCCTGGGCGAGGAGGCCTGA